In a genomic window of Occallatibacter riparius:
- a CDS encoding ABC transporter permease, with protein sequence MMSHLLQDLRYAMRQLRRAPGFTLAAVLTLALGIAALTTVFTWIKAVLYDPWPHVRDPRSLRFIDATVRGSEGYSVHFDQVEYLRERNKSLDDLTAFMVNSVDFASQGAAPEAISSGLVSSNYFRLLGVAPQLGRFFDPNANDRAYGSHDEVVLSDREWRVRFGADPQVIGRAVWINRHQFTVVGVAPRDFLGIFGGMAEDMWLPLSAARSLQADPGADPLKTMGLMAGGRLRPGVSAAQAAAELHTLARQYMHEKNFTGWDLNLRDSAHFERGLFGILGEQMPILLGASVLLLLLVCVNTASLMGQRAVRRSREIAIRTSLGATSRRIARQLLVEALLLAMGGGLIGWAASLLLSHSLYVLLPTFGMPISFNLSTDWRVLGVVAGLVMIVALLCGMMPIRQALRGSQKDALREGGQSIVGAARGRWAKTAGLGLQLGLCFVVLASCALLTRTMLKIVERARGFEREGCLTASLSLSRSGYTAAKGLAFQQSLLDNLRAAPGVLDATMTTHLPMGDDGSGNTWGFDVPGYKFGPDESKVVVTDLEGPGFFHAMRIAMEQGREFTDQDRDGAPAVAVINEDMAHRYWPKGNALGSTVMVEKKPVQIVGIVKNYAYYSPADTDPLPVLYIPLLQHYQGHVFIAVRSRSTEGAALPALTNTVAKLDSALPLENVQSLKTVTETRYQIASIPAELLGVYALASLLVASLGLYAVMAYAVTERSREFALRMAVGATRGQVVSLVMRGGLETVLAGLLIGGIGSFFAVRLLRSALFGVGLFDPVSFAGAAAVLVVTVLAAGIVPARRAATIQPMQVLKTE encoded by the coding sequence ATGATGAGCCATTTGCTTCAGGATTTGCGTTACGCGATGCGGCAACTGCGCCGCGCCCCGGGTTTCACGCTGGCGGCCGTGCTCACGCTGGCCCTGGGCATCGCCGCCCTTACCACCGTGTTTACCTGGATCAAGGCCGTGCTCTACGATCCGTGGCCGCACGTGCGCGATCCCCGGTCGCTTCGCTTCATCGATGCAACAGTGCGCGGTTCCGAAGGCTATTCGGTTCACTTCGATCAGGTAGAGTATCTGCGCGAGCGCAACAAGAGCCTCGATGATCTGACCGCATTCATGGTCAACTCTGTCGACTTCGCGTCGCAAGGAGCAGCGCCTGAGGCAATTTCGTCTGGTCTTGTTTCCAGCAACTATTTCCGGCTGCTTGGCGTGGCTCCGCAGCTCGGCCGGTTCTTCGATCCCAACGCGAACGACCGCGCTTACGGCTCGCACGACGAGGTTGTGCTGAGCGACCGCGAGTGGCGCGTCCGCTTCGGAGCCGATCCCCAGGTGATCGGCCGCGCAGTGTGGATCAACCGGCACCAGTTCACAGTAGTCGGCGTGGCGCCGCGCGATTTCCTGGGAATTTTCGGCGGCATGGCAGAGGACATGTGGCTGCCGCTTTCAGCTGCGCGATCACTGCAAGCTGATCCGGGTGCCGATCCGCTGAAGACTATGGGGCTGATGGCCGGCGGCAGGCTGCGCCCCGGCGTGTCAGCCGCACAGGCAGCAGCGGAACTCCACACACTGGCGCGCCAATACATGCACGAGAAGAACTTCACCGGATGGGATTTGAACCTGCGCGACTCTGCGCATTTCGAACGCGGATTGTTTGGCATCCTCGGTGAACAAATGCCAATCCTGCTCGGGGCCTCAGTTCTTCTTTTGCTCCTGGTGTGCGTGAACACGGCATCCTTGATGGGGCAGCGCGCCGTGCGCCGCAGCCGTGAGATCGCCATCCGCACATCTCTCGGCGCCACGTCGCGTCGCATTGCTCGGCAACTGCTGGTGGAAGCACTGCTGCTTGCAATGGGAGGCGGACTGATTGGCTGGGCTGCGAGTCTCCTCCTGTCGCATTCGCTGTATGTGCTGCTGCCGACCTTCGGGATGCCGATCAGCTTCAACCTCTCGACCGATTGGCGCGTGCTCGGCGTCGTTGCTGGGCTGGTAATGATTGTTGCCCTCCTGTGCGGCATGATGCCCATCCGGCAGGCGCTGCGCGGTTCGCAGAAAGATGCGCTGCGTGAAGGCGGCCAGTCCATTGTGGGCGCGGCGCGCGGCCGCTGGGCCAAGACCGCTGGCCTAGGGCTCCAGCTTGGGCTTTGTTTCGTTGTCCTGGCGAGTTGCGCGCTGCTGACGCGAACGATGTTGAAGATCGTCGAACGCGCACGCGGTTTCGAGCGCGAAGGCTGCCTGACCGCAAGCCTCTCCCTTTCTCGATCCGGGTATACGGCTGCCAAGGGCTTGGCGTTCCAGCAGAGCTTGCTCGACAACCTGCGTGCTGCGCCCGGCGTGCTCGATGCCACTATGACCACGCATCTGCCCATGGGCGATGACGGATCGGGCAATACATGGGGCTTCGACGTGCCGGGCTACAAATTCGGTCCCGACGAGAGCAAGGTCGTCGTTACGGATCTCGAAGGGCCCGGCTTCTTTCATGCCATGCGCATCGCGATGGAGCAAGGCCGCGAGTTCACCGATCAGGATCGCGACGGCGCGCCTGCAGTAGCGGTGATCAATGAAGACATGGCGCACCGTTACTGGCCGAAGGGGAATGCGTTGGGAAGCACGGTGATGGTTGAGAAGAAGCCTGTTCAGATCGTCGGCATCGTGAAGAACTACGCGTATTACAGCCCGGCCGATACCGATCCGTTGCCGGTGCTGTACATCCCGCTTCTACAGCATTATCAGGGTCACGTCTTCATCGCGGTCCGCTCGCGGAGCACGGAAGGTGCGGCGCTGCCCGCGCTGACGAATACGGTTGCCAAGCTTGACTCCGCATTGCCTCTGGAAAATGTGCAGTCGCTCAAGACGGTCACTGAAACCAGATATCAGATTGCGAGTATTCCCGCCGAACTGCTGGGCGTATATGCATTGGCGAGCCTGCTTGTAGCCAGTCTCGGACTCTACGCCGTGATGGCGTATGCGGTGACAGAGCGCAGCCGCGAGTTTGCGTTGCGCATGGCGGTGGGTGCAACGCGCGGGCAGGTCGTCAGCTTGGTGATGCGCGGCGGGCTGGAAACGGTGTTGGCGGGGCTTCTAATCGGAGGCATCGGTAGCTTCTTTGCGGTGCGGCTGCTGCGCTCGGCTTTATTCGGTGTGGGCCTGTTCGATCCGGTCAGCTTTGCCGGAGCCGCTGCCGTTTTGGTGGTTACGGTTCTCGCAGCAGGCATCGTGCCCGCGCGCCGCGCTGCAACGATTCAACCCATGCAGGTGCTAAAGACTGAGTAG
- a CDS encoding ABC transporter permease produces the protein MHSARTREAGWPAEMMNQVIQDIRYAVRQLRKSPGFALTAIVTLALGIGANTAIFTLVQGILLRSLPVADPSRLYRIGDTDDCCVNGGFVGDNGDFDIFSYDLYQHFRKSAPEFEQLAAVQAGQPMFSVRHGQAPAQEIHGEFVSGNLFSTLGVQPFAGRMMSEADDQLNAAPVAVLSFRGWQADFGGDPSIVGSTISIQAHPFTVIGIAPPAFFGDRVTDSPAEFWIPISMEPLVHGEEQAILHHPDQHWLYPIGRVRQGTNIAALQSRLSGVLRAWLYSREAYTKNGGNTIIPKQHVVVVPGGGGIQNMQQETGKGLKMLMILSSVVLLIACANIANLLLARSTARRADIAVRMAMGAGRRRVIRQAITESVLLSCIGGLAGLGIAYAGSRTILALAFPEAHHLPISASPSPLVLAFAFLVSLITGVLFGLAPAWLALHAQPAEVLRGVNRTTRDRSSLPQQVLVILQAALSIVLLAGAILMTKSLGNLENQNFGVAINNRYVMHVDPAGAGYSIDRLPALYREIEDRFSALPGVAHVSMALYSPLEGDNWGECVIQQGHPAPGPNDRCGSTWDRVSPGFLPSIGVPIIRGRDISQQDTAASQQVAVVNQTFVDRFFAKQDPIGQHFGIDLPQYSGSFEIVGVFRDFKMNNPRSKIRPVFLRPLAQSFNGYKEPPLKSGEQQSMFIDAIIVNFGAPQQDADALLRRTLASIDPNLTVVDLRPFQTQVMGNFDQERLVARLTSLFGILALVLASIGLYGVMAYFVVRRTSEIGIRMALGATRSNVIAIVMRGIGIQVGIGLALGIPAALLAGHLMASQLYGVGAYDPWALTGATLVLALCAAVAGLVPARRAASIDPMRALRTE, from the coding sequence TTGCATTCAGCACGAACCAGGGAGGCCGGCTGGCCGGCAGAGATGATGAACCAGGTGATTCAGGATATCCGCTATGCGGTGCGCCAGTTGCGCAAGTCGCCGGGCTTTGCGCTTACGGCAATCGTTACGCTGGCATTGGGCATTGGAGCGAACACCGCCATATTCACACTGGTGCAGGGCATTCTTCTGCGTTCGCTTCCGGTGGCCGATCCCTCTCGCCTTTATCGCATCGGTGACACTGACGATTGCTGCGTGAACGGCGGCTTCGTCGGCGACAATGGCGACTTCGACATCTTCTCCTACGACCTCTACCAGCACTTCAGGAAGTCGGCGCCCGAGTTCGAGCAACTGGCCGCTGTGCAGGCCGGGCAACCCATGTTCAGCGTTCGCCACGGCCAGGCGCCGGCGCAGGAAATTCATGGCGAGTTTGTCTCGGGCAATCTGTTCTCGACGCTGGGAGTGCAGCCGTTCGCTGGGCGCATGATGAGCGAGGCCGATGACCAACTCAATGCCGCGCCCGTGGCGGTACTCAGCTTTCGCGGATGGCAGGCTGACTTTGGCGGCGATCCTTCCATTGTGGGATCGACCATATCGATCCAAGCGCACCCGTTCACGGTAATCGGCATTGCTCCGCCCGCATTCTTCGGTGACCGCGTCACAGACAGCCCAGCGGAGTTCTGGATTCCGATCTCGATGGAGCCGTTGGTCCACGGTGAAGAGCAGGCCATCCTCCATCATCCCGATCAGCATTGGCTTTATCCAATCGGCAGGGTCAGGCAAGGCACCAACATCGCCGCACTGCAGTCGAGGCTCTCGGGTGTGCTGCGCGCGTGGCTGTACTCGCGCGAGGCTTACACCAAGAACGGCGGCAACACGATCATCCCCAAGCAGCACGTCGTGGTTGTGCCGGGCGGCGGCGGAATCCAGAACATGCAGCAGGAGACCGGAAAAGGTCTCAAGATGCTGATGATCCTGTCCTCTGTTGTGCTGCTGATCGCCTGTGCGAATATCGCAAATCTACTTCTGGCGCGCAGCACAGCCCGTCGCGCCGATATAGCTGTACGCATGGCGATGGGAGCTGGTCGTCGCCGCGTTATCCGGCAGGCGATTACCGAGAGCGTGCTGCTGAGCTGTATCGGCGGCCTTGCCGGCCTTGGCATCGCCTATGCAGGTTCGCGCACGATTCTCGCCTTAGCGTTTCCTGAGGCGCACCATCTGCCGATAAGCGCGAGCCCGTCACCGCTGGTACTGGCTTTCGCTTTTCTTGTGTCTCTGATAACCGGTGTGCTGTTCGGCCTTGCGCCGGCGTGGCTTGCTCTGCACGCGCAGCCTGCTGAAGTGCTTCGTGGCGTGAATCGCACAACGCGCGATCGCTCATCCTTGCCGCAGCAGGTCCTGGTGATTCTGCAGGCGGCGCTCTCCATCGTGTTGCTGGCCGGAGCGATTCTGATGACTAAGTCGCTTGGCAACCTGGAGAACCAGAATTTCGGCGTAGCCATAAACAATCGCTACGTCATGCACGTCGATCCGGCTGGCGCCGGTTACAGCATCGATCGCCTGCCTGCTTTGTATCGAGAGATCGAAGACCGATTCTCTGCGCTGCCGGGTGTCGCACATGTCTCCATGGCGCTCTATAGCCCTCTCGAAGGCGATAACTGGGGCGAGTGCGTAATTCAGCAGGGCCATCCTGCTCCCGGCCCGAATGACCGCTGCGGATCGACGTGGGATCGCGTGAGCCCGGGATTCCTGCCGTCGATCGGCGTGCCGATCATTCGAGGCCGCGACATCAGCCAGCAAGACACGGCCGCTTCCCAGCAGGTTGCCGTGGTGAACCAGACGTTTGTCGATCGCTTCTTCGCCAAGCAGGATCCGATTGGGCAGCACTTCGGTATTGACCTGCCACAGTACTCCGGCTCGTTTGAGATCGTCGGCGTCTTCCGCGACTTCAAGATGAACAATCCGCGCAGCAAGATACGCCCGGTGTTTCTGCGTCCGCTGGCTCAGAGTTTCAATGGATACAAGGAACCGCCGCTCAAATCAGGCGAACAGCAGTCCATGTTCATTGATGCGATCATCGTGAACTTCGGTGCGCCGCAGCAAGACGCGGATGCGTTGCTCCGGCGGACTCTTGCTTCCATTGATCCGAATCTCACGGTTGTGGACCTGCGGCCCTTCCAGACGCAGGTTATGGGGAACTTCGACCAGGAGCGTCTGGTCGCGCGGCTAACGAGTTTGTTCGGAATCCTCGCGTTGGTGCTAGCGTCCATCGGACTTTATGGCGTGATGGCGTACTTTGTCGTTCGACGCACCAGCGAAATTGGAATCCGCATGGCGCTTGGTGCGACACGCTCAAACGTAATCGCTATCGTGATGCGCGGGATCGGGATCCAGGTCGGGATTGGACTTGCCCTGGGCATTCCCGCGGCGCTGTTGGCAGGTCATCTGATGGCCAGCCAGTTATATGGAGTGGGTGCTTACGATCCCTGGGCCCTTACTGGAGCAACGCTGGTGCTCGCCTTGTGCGCTGCTGTTGCCGGGCTTGTTCCAGCGCGCAGGGCGGCGTCAATTGACCCAATGCGGGCTCTGCGTACGGAGTAA
- a CDS encoding ABC transporter permease, whose translation MIMRDIRYALRQLAKAPGFAATAILTLAFGIGATAAIFSIVEGVLLRPLPFGNPHELMLIGDTIEGAGFPGVSAPAPEMLQYIRDTHGFSSIGGFRDTYYELSGAGEPAQVNATRLMANVFPTLQVSPALGRVFTQQEDQGKVQVAVLSYQTWRSRFHGDPQVLGRTIQLDRKPYEIIGVMPRAFEFPLVPGQLNRSELWVPMSLTQADISNAGSWNFRMVARLKPGLTALQAQQDMDVVSQDIMRHFPAGMASLKIHANVQPLDGYTVASARPLIRTLFMAVAVVLFIACANLAGLLLVRVIRRRREISVRLALGASAKAVLTQNLIETLVLSVSGGILGLVLAWLALRVGIRALPETLPRVNAIALDGKVVGFALLLAIITGLACGLLPALAASRTQVNDALKEGGRTGTAAGHTRLRGALVVTQLAVALVLLTAAGLLLKSFEKLREVDLGFHTDHMLTASYSLPRQQYSTQASVDNFDQALIARLQELPGVQAAGITSALPASGNEDNTGFFPEGYEPARGETLFSGWPSAIIGDYFHAAGIPILRGRNFTPADRDGAPLVVIVNHALAQRYWPGQDPIGKRIHIGIKETPLPWMTIVGEIGDIKETSVDQDTRPQFYQPAAQSRASLGQFATEGSLNGDGGSIVLRSSIPPEQMADSLRSVVRAIDPQLPLTQVESMDHVVSEGQAPRRFNTALISAFAGAAVLLALMGIYSVIAFSTAMRTQEMAIRLALGSQRSGLLRLVLISGAKLALAGCGIGLIGGVFATRLMRTLLFQVDPIDPSVLSVATLAVFILALAASYIPARRAASIEPMQALRSE comes from the coding sequence ATGATCATGCGCGATATTCGTTACGCTTTACGCCAGCTTGCAAAAGCTCCCGGCTTCGCGGCGACCGCTATATTGACGCTGGCCTTTGGTATCGGCGCAACTGCCGCGATCTTCTCCATTGTGGAAGGCGTGTTGCTGCGGCCGCTGCCCTTCGGGAATCCGCATGAATTGATGCTCATAGGCGACACCATTGAGGGCGCAGGATTTCCCGGAGTGTCGGCTCCCGCTCCCGAGATGCTCCAGTACATCCGTGACACGCACGGCTTCTCAAGCATCGGCGGCTTCCGCGACACCTATTACGAGCTTTCCGGCGCAGGCGAACCCGCGCAGGTCAACGCCACTCGCTTGATGGCGAATGTGTTTCCAACTCTCCAGGTGTCACCGGCTCTGGGCCGCGTATTCACACAGCAGGAAGACCAGGGCAAGGTGCAGGTCGCGGTTCTCAGCTATCAGACCTGGCGCAGTCGATTCCACGGTGATCCCCAGGTGCTCGGCCGCACCATACAACTCGATCGCAAGCCTTACGAAATCATTGGAGTCATGCCGCGCGCGTTCGAGTTCCCCTTGGTTCCCGGTCAACTGAATCGCAGTGAGCTTTGGGTGCCAATGAGCCTGACCCAGGCGGATATCTCCAATGCCGGAAGCTGGAACTTCCGCATGGTAGCGAGACTCAAGCCCGGCTTGACCGCGCTGCAGGCGCAGCAGGATATGGACGTGGTCTCTCAAGACATCATGCGGCATTTTCCGGCGGGAATGGCGAGCCTGAAGATTCACGCCAACGTGCAGCCGCTCGACGGCTACACCGTTGCGAGCGCGCGACCGCTGATCCGCACGCTCTTCATGGCTGTCGCGGTTGTGCTGTTCATCGCATGCGCCAATCTTGCCGGACTTCTGCTGGTTCGAGTGATCCGTCGCCGCCGCGAGATCTCTGTGCGGCTTGCGCTTGGTGCGAGCGCTAAAGCAGTACTGACGCAGAATCTGATTGAAACGCTAGTCCTCAGCGTGTCCGGCGGCATTCTGGGCCTTGTCCTTGCGTGGCTTGCCTTGCGCGTTGGAATTCGAGCTCTACCCGAGACACTTCCGCGCGTGAACGCCATCGCTCTTGACGGTAAGGTTGTGGGATTCGCTCTTCTGCTGGCCATCATCACGGGATTGGCTTGCGGTCTGCTGCCCGCCCTCGCAGCCTCGCGTACCCAGGTGAATGATGCGCTCAAAGAAGGTGGGCGCACCGGAACCGCTGCTGGCCATACACGATTGCGCGGCGCGCTCGTGGTCACGCAGCTTGCAGTAGCGCTTGTGCTGCTCACCGCGGCCGGACTCCTGCTCAAAAGCTTCGAGAAGCTGCGCGAGGTCGATCTCGGATTCCACACCGATCACATGCTGACCGCTTCGTACAGCCTGCCGCGTCAGCAGTATTCAACACAGGCCAGTGTGGACAATTTCGATCAGGCACTGATTGCTCGCTTGCAGGAACTGCCTGGGGTTCAGGCAGCGGGCATCACATCGGCGCTTCCCGCTTCCGGCAATGAGGACAATACCGGATTCTTCCCGGAAGGATATGAGCCTGCCAGGGGCGAGACGCTCTTCTCCGGATGGCCATCCGCGATCATCGGCGACTATTTCCATGCGGCAGGTATTCCCATCCTGCGCGGCCGCAACTTTACACCAGCGGATCGCGATGGAGCGCCTCTTGTCGTGATCGTGAACCACGCCCTTGCGCAACGCTATTGGCCCGGCCAGGATCCCATCGGCAAGCGTATCCACATCGGCATCAAGGAAACTCCGCTGCCGTGGATGACCATTGTTGGAGAGATCGGCGACATCAAAGAGACCAGCGTGGATCAGGACACGCGCCCGCAGTTCTATCAACCCGCTGCGCAATCCAGAGCGTCGCTCGGACAATTTGCCACGGAAGGATCGCTGAACGGCGACGGCGGCTCGATTGTTCTCCGCAGCTCCATTCCCCCTGAACAAATGGCCGACTCGCTTCGCTCCGTGGTCCGCGCGATCGATCCGCAACTGCCGCTCACGCAGGTAGAGTCCATGGACCATGTGGTGTCGGAAGGCCAGGCGCCGCGCAGATTTAACACGGCACTCATCTCGGCCTTTGCCGGAGCCGCGGTGCTACTGGCACTGATGGGCATCTACAGCGTCATCGCATTTTCGACGGCGATGCGCACGCAGGAGATGGCCATCCGACTGGCGTTGGGTTCGCAGCGCTCGGGCTTGCTACGGTTGGTGCTGATTTCGGGCGCAAAGCTCGCATTGGCGGGATGTGGGATCGGCCTGATCGGCGGAGTCTTCGCCACGCGTCTGATGCGAACTCTGCTGTTCCAGGTCGATCCTATCGATCCATCGGTGCTCTCTGTAGCGACATTGGCCGTTTTCATTCTTGCTCTTGCTGCTTCCTACATTCCGGCGCGGCGAGCCGCGTCCATCGAACCCATGCAGGCTCTACGCAGCGAATAG
- a CDS encoding ADOP family duplicated permease, whose product MNALLKDARYALRQLRRSPGFTLTALLTLALGLGATAAVYSVVQSVLLEPLPYPDADRLVGLAFTFPHEGPNAEQTGAAAEFVRDHTDAFASVAVMDDGSAAVNLSVAGGRAEQVSSLHVSNGYFRTLGVMPAMGRTFSVDEDRPNGPRVAILSHGLWQRALNGDPNIVGRTVRINQDTFTVVGIMPASFIVSAESAPGVMGTPDLWTPLQLSPKDPGYSGDNYQMIGRLRPDLSLAQAQQQLSALQSAFYAQFPNYRNWTDESAAKTLHEFRAWKLQDVVVANARRSLIAVLGAVVAVLLVACLNLAGLMMARSMRRARELSLRTALGATRTRLVRLIAVEGLLLALAGGALGIVVARVTTGFLLKASPLPIPRLHGEPAFWLLSAVVLVLAVLSALVFAILPGCFALGSRSREARLNGPTLGETISHARISRMLVVAQVAMAVVLVSTASILLGTFLRLHALPSGVEQKQLSVFQVTLKGDRYASTQRTGQFVSTVLEELRHIPGVDRVAAVNGLPLDRGLNQGGNPADRRDLRQTVEFRAITPGYFVTMGMHLIAGRDITDADRAGSDRVVVIGASAARKWWPGRSPIGESVQLGGPVRWRIVGVVPDVQMHSLVEAQGIEIYGPMAQLSDESTAVLNGWFPTTFAIRTAAHVNLAASVQNAVEKADPEIPIARFTTMQDVIDSTIQAPRFFSMISAGFSTFALVLTIIGIFGLLSYQVTQRTREIGVRMALGASRRWVLGSYLRRGMVLTISGVALGLIVSTLLRPIVQDLLADAGIDTIAQKFVVNGVSATAIAVCAVVAATLAASWLPALRAASIEPMQALRTE is encoded by the coding sequence ATGAACGCATTATTAAAGGATGCCCGCTATGCTTTGCGCCAGTTGAGGCGTTCGCCCGGTTTCACGCTCACAGCGCTGCTCACGCTCGCGCTCGGACTTGGCGCGACCGCCGCAGTCTACAGCGTGGTGCAGTCTGTCTTGCTGGAACCGCTGCCATACCCAGACGCTGACCGACTGGTGGGCCTGGCGTTTACATTTCCCCACGAGGGGCCCAATGCTGAGCAGACCGGAGCCGCTGCAGAGTTTGTCCGCGATCATACTGACGCTTTCGCCTCCGTCGCCGTAATGGACGACGGTAGCGCCGCCGTGAACCTGTCCGTTGCCGGAGGCCGCGCCGAGCAAGTCAGTTCGCTGCACGTCTCGAACGGATATTTCCGCACGCTGGGTGTTATGCCGGCGATGGGCCGCACGTTCAGTGTGGATGAAGACCGTCCCAACGGGCCACGTGTTGCGATTCTCAGCCACGGACTGTGGCAGCGCGCTCTGAATGGGGATCCAAATATCGTCGGACGCACCGTGCGAATAAACCAGGATACCTTCACCGTCGTCGGAATCATGCCTGCAAGCTTCATAGTGAGCGCGGAGAGCGCGCCCGGCGTGATGGGGACTCCCGACCTCTGGACTCCGCTGCAGCTCAGCCCGAAGGATCCGGGCTACAGCGGTGACAACTACCAGATGATCGGCCGGCTTCGTCCCGACCTTTCGCTGGCGCAGGCACAACAGCAGCTATCTGCGCTGCAAAGCGCGTTCTACGCCCAGTTTCCCAATTACAGGAACTGGACTGATGAGTCGGCGGCAAAGACCCTGCACGAATTCCGCGCGTGGAAATTGCAGGACGTCGTTGTTGCGAATGCACGCCGCAGCCTGATTGCTGTGCTGGGCGCTGTCGTGGCCGTCCTGCTGGTTGCCTGTCTAAACCTTGCCGGCCTTATGATGGCGCGGTCGATGCGCCGCGCACGCGAGCTATCTCTCCGTACCGCGCTCGGCGCCACGCGCACACGGTTGGTTCGCCTCATCGCAGTGGAGGGACTGTTGCTCGCATTGGCCGGAGGTGCGTTGGGTATAGTCGTCGCCCGTGTGACGACTGGTTTTCTCTTGAAGGCCTCGCCGCTGCCGATCCCCAGACTCCACGGCGAGCCGGCGTTCTGGCTGCTCTCCGCCGTTGTACTTGTTCTTGCCGTACTTTCTGCGCTGGTCTTTGCGATCTTGCCCGGATGTTTCGCCTTGGGGAGCCGTTCGAGAGAAGCGCGTCTAAATGGTCCAACGCTGGGAGAAACCATATCGCACGCGCGAATCTCGCGCATGCTCGTCGTTGCGCAGGTTGCCATGGCGGTGGTTCTTGTTTCAACCGCGTCGATTCTCCTCGGTACGTTCCTGCGTTTGCACGCGCTGCCTTCAGGCGTTGAGCAGAAGCAGCTCTCGGTCTTTCAGGTCACGCTGAAGGGCGATCGATATGCAAGCACGCAGCGTACCGGACAATTCGTTAGCACTGTCCTTGAAGAGTTGCGCCACATCCCAGGGGTCGACCGCGTGGCTGCGGTGAACGGCCTTCCTTTGGATCGCGGCTTGAACCAGGGAGGCAATCCTGCGGACCGCCGCGACCTGCGCCAGACCGTCGAGTTTCGCGCCATCACTCCGGGTTACTTCGTCACCATGGGGATGCATTTGATTGCCGGGCGCGATATTACCGATGCCGATCGTGCTGGGTCCGATCGTGTTGTTGTGATCGGCGCATCAGCCGCGCGGAAGTGGTGGCCCGGCCGATCACCCATCGGCGAAAGTGTTCAACTGGGCGGTCCGGTTCGTTGGCGCATCGTCGGCGTTGTGCCTGATGTGCAGATGCATTCGCTGGTCGAAGCGCAGGGAATCGAAATCTACGGCCCGATGGCCCAGCTCTCCGACGAATCGACAGCGGTCCTAAATGGATGGTTCCCCACTACGTTTGCAATTCGCACGGCTGCGCATGTGAACCTCGCGGCGAGCGTTCAGAACGCCGTGGAGAAAGCCGATCCTGAAATCCCAATTGCGCGCTTTACAACGATGCAGGATGTCATCGACTCTACGATTCAAGCCCCGCGCTTTTTCTCGATGATCTCAGCGGGATTCTCAACGTTCGCTTTGGTGCTCACCATCATTGGGATCTTCGGCCTGCTTAGTTACCAGGTCACGCAGAGAACACGCGAAATCGGTGTCCGCATGGCGTTGGGGGCTAGCCGCCGCTGGGTTTTGGGTTCCTACCTGCGGCGCGGCATGGTTCTTACAATCTCCGGAGTAGCGCTCGGCCTGATTGTTTCGACCTTGCTTCGGCCCATCGTCCAAGATCTTCTGGCTGACGCCGGAATCGATACCATCGCTCAGAAATTTGTTGTGAACGGCGTCTCGGCAACGGCCATTGCCGTGTGCGCAGTTGTTGCGGCAACACTCGCAGCAAGCTGGCTGCCGGCCCTTCGCGCAGCTTCGATCGAACCCATGCAGGCACTGCGCACGGAATAG